Below is a window of Synechococcus sp. MW101C3 DNA.
GTGTTGATCGCCGCCAGCACGTGGGCCCCCTCCTGGCGCGGCCGCCGGGCCAGCACGCTCACCATGGCGCTGTGAAACGGCCCGTTGATCCCTCCCAGCAGGATCAGCAGAAATCCCGGCAGCACGTAGGCGTAGTTGTAGGCGTCGTAGGCGGCCCCCACGCCGAAGGCGGCGGCGATCACCAGCTGGCGCAGCAGACCTGCCACCTTGCTCAACGCAGTGGCAAGGCCCACGATCAAGGCGATGCGCCGCAGGGATTTCACCATCCGGTATCGACCGCAGGCCCATTCGTTCGGCTGATTCTCCACCGCGTCCCCCCACCCCATGCCACCAGCCCCCAGAGACGCGGCATCGGCCCCCCAAGCGGCCGCCCCCGTACTGCGCTTCGAGCCCTTGGTGGAGGGGCTGCTGCTGCGGCGCTACAAGCGCTTCCTGGCCGATGTGGAGCTCAGCGATGGCGCGGTGGTGACGGCCCACTGCGCCAACACCGGCCCGATGACCGGGGTGCTGATTCCCGGCGGCCGCGTGCGGCTGCGCCACGATCCCCGGCCCGAGCGCAAGCTGGCCTGGACGTGGGAGCAGGCGGAAGTGCCCAGCGCCGACGGCTCCCTCTGCTGGGTGGGCATCAACACCGCCTTGCCGAACCGGCTGGTGCGCGCCACGATTGAAGCCGGTCTGCTGGAGCCCTGGCTGGGGCCGATCGGAGCGATCCGCGCGGAGGTTCCCTACGGCCGCGGGCGCCGCAGCCGCATCGATCTGCTGCTCACGCCCGCCGAGGGAGCGGCCGATTCCCGCCTGATTTATGTGGAAATCAAGAACACCACCTGGAGCCGCGGCACCCTGGCGCTCTTCCCCGACACGGTCACCGAACGGGGCCAGAAGCACCTGGAGGAACTGACCGACCTGCTGCCCGAGGCCCGTGCGGTGCTGGTTCCCTGCCTGAGCCGCGGGGACGTGGACCGCTTCGCACCGGGCGACTCCGCCGATCCCCGCTATGGAGGGCTCTTCCGTACGGCGCTGGGGGCGGGCGTGGAGGTGCTGCCCTGCCGCTACGCCTTTGGGGAGGACGCAGTGACATGGCTGGGCACCACACCGGTGCAGACACATGAAATCTCAGACGCTGTATGCCACTACCGTCTTTGAGCGATCTGTAGCCTTCGACACCACAGGAACACGCATCAGAAAGGAAGTTTGGCGGCCAGGGACGCGCTTCCGAGCGTCATCCACTTCCGACAACCCTCCTGGTCTTTTCTTACATGACCATTGCAACCCAACCCCCTCGACAACGGCGCCCCAAGCGCCTGTCGGAGGCGAGCCTGCTCGAAGCTCCCCCACTGCTGCTGCGTCGCATCAGTGGCATGAGCAGTTCCCGCACCCTCACCTGGATGGCCTGCGTTCCGCTGGCGCTCTTCGGTCTTGGTGTATTCAATCTTTCGGCTCATGCCGCAGAGCTGCCTGATCTCACCCCTGCCTTCCTGATCAACAACCTCTGGCTGCTGATCGCCTCGATCCTGGTGATCTTCATGAACGCCGGTTTCGCCATGGTGGAAGCCGGGCTTTGCCGCCAGAAGAACGCCACCAACATCCTGGCCAAGAACCTGATCGTGTTCGCCCTGGCGGCGAGTGCCTACTGGCTGATCGGGTATTCGCTGATGTACGGCTCGGCCGTGGTGCCCGGTTGGCTCTTCTACGGCAAGGGTGGCCACCTCGGCCTGTTCTTTGATCCCACCGTCACTCCGGCGATGGTCACCGATGGCGCTCTGGTTCCCAGTGTCGACTTCCTCTTTCAGGTGGCCTTCGCCGGCACCTCGGCCACGATTGTTTCCGGCCTGGTGGCCGAGCGCATCAAGTTCTTCGAGTTCGTGATCTTCTCCCTGGTGCTGGTGGGTTTCATCTACCCGATCGCCGGAAGCTGGAAGTGGAACGCCGAAGGCTGGCTCAACAAACTCGGTTTCATCGACTTCGCCGGCTCCACCCTCGTCCACACGGTTGGTGCTTGTGCTGGCCTCACCGGGGCGATCATCCTCGGCCCCAGGATCGGCAAGTTCGTTGATGGCAAAGTCAAGGCCATCCCTGGCCACAACCTGGCCATCGCCACCCTCGGTTGCCTGATTCTCTGGATCGGCTGGTACGGCTTCAACCCCGGCTCCGTCCTTTCCATGACAGAAGCCGTTCCCTACATCGCTGTCACCACCACCCTTGGTGCCGCCGGCGGCGGCATCGCCGGCACGGTGGTTTCCCAGCTGCAGTCGGGCAAGCCTGACCTCACCATGACAATCAACGGCATCCTCGCCGGCCTGGTGGGCATCACCGCGGGTTGCGATGCTTACGGAATGGCCGGTGCCTGGATCGTCGGCTTCATCGCTGGCGCGATTGTGGTTTACTCCGTGAGCATCCTCGACGGCCTCGGCATCGATGATCCCGTGGGTGCCTGGTCGGTTCACGGCACCTGCGGCATCTGGGGCACCCTCGCCGTGGGCCTGTTCAACAAAGACGCAGGTCTCTTCTTCGGCGGTGGCTTCGGGCTCCTCGGCCTGCAGATCCTGGGCTCGGTCTGCTATATCATCTTCGCCCTCGTCACCTCCTGGATCGTCTGGTCCGTGCTCGGCGGTGTCAGTGGCGGCATTCGAGTGACGGAAGCGGAAGAGGAGGAAGGACTCGACATCGGGGAACACGGCATGGAGGCCTACCCCGACTTCGTTTCAACGACCAGCTGAACTGCTCTCACCAAGGTGAGGCAGCTTGCCTGCCCGCTCTCACCCACGGCTCACCCCGTGGGTTTTTTGTCGTCAATGGCTCGGGTCCGCCCATAGAGTCGTCAGCGATGTGGGGCGATGCCGTGGACACCCGTGCCTTCAAGCGCTCGCTGCACCATTCGGAGCGCTACAACCGCCGCGGCTTCGGCCGGGCCGAAGAGGTGGCCGGCAGCCTCGAGCAGGCCTATCAGAGCGCGTTGATCGCCACGATCCGCGAGCAGGGCTATGAGCTGCGCCATGGGCGCCTCACGATCAAGCTGGCCGAAGCCTTCGGCTTCTGCTGGGGCGTGGAGCGGGCGGTGGCGATGGCCTACGAAACGCGGCGTCACTACCCGAGCGAGCGGATCTGGATCACCAACGAGATCATCCACAACCCGTCGGTGAACGACCACCTGCGCCAGATGAACGTGCAGTTCATTCAGGTGGAGGAAGGCGTCAAGGATTTCTCTGAGGTAGGCACCGGCGATGTGGTGATCCTGCCGGCCTTCGGCGCCACGGTGCAGGAGATGCAGCTGCTCAATGAGCGGGGCTGCCACATCGTCGACACCACCTGCCCCTGGGTGTCGAAGGTGTGGAACACGGTGGAGAAGCACAAGAAGCAGGCCTTCACCTCGATCATTCACGGCAAGGTGAAGCACGAGGAAACCCTTGCCACCAGCTCCTTCGCCGGCAC
It encodes the following:
- a CDS encoding ammonium transporter, with translation MTIATQPPRQRRPKRLSEASLLEAPPLLLRRISGMSSSRTLTWMACVPLALFGLGVFNLSAHAAELPDLTPAFLINNLWLLIASILVIFMNAGFAMVEAGLCRQKNATNILAKNLIVFALAASAYWLIGYSLMYGSAVVPGWLFYGKGGHLGLFFDPTVTPAMVTDGALVPSVDFLFQVAFAGTSATIVSGLVAERIKFFEFVIFSLVLVGFIYPIAGSWKWNAEGWLNKLGFIDFAGSTLVHTVGACAGLTGAIILGPRIGKFVDGKVKAIPGHNLAIATLGCLILWIGWYGFNPGSVLSMTEAVPYIAVTTTLGAAGGGIAGTVVSQLQSGKPDLTMTINGILAGLVGITAGCDAYGMAGAWIVGFIAGAIVVYSVSILDGLGIDDPVGAWSVHGTCGIWGTLAVGLFNKDAGLFFGGGFGLLGLQILGSVCYIIFALVTSWIVWSVLGGVSGGIRVTEAEEEEGLDIGEHGMEAYPDFVSTTS
- the sfsA gene encoding DNA/RNA nuclease SfsA, which produces MPPAPRDAASAPQAAAPVLRFEPLVEGLLLRRYKRFLADVELSDGAVVTAHCANTGPMTGVLIPGGRVRLRHDPRPERKLAWTWEQAEVPSADGSLCWVGINTALPNRLVRATIEAGLLEPWLGPIGAIRAEVPYGRGRRSRIDLLLTPAEGAADSRLIYVEIKNTTWSRGTLALFPDTVTERGQKHLEELTDLLPEARAVLVPCLSRGDVDRFAPGDSADPRYGGLFRTALGAGVEVLPCRYAFGEDAVTWLGTTPVQTHEISDAVCHYRL